In a single window of the Flavobacterium ammoniigenes genome:
- a CDS encoding protein-disulfide reductase DsbD family protein, producing MKKLVVLLFLFLAFAKGNAQLLNPVKWTTQIEKKSNGNYVLTFNGTIENGWHLYSQFTAEGGSLPLEILFKNQKGNFELIGQTKESKTKTAYNDIFEVNETFFEKKAILTQEICLINTKLSKVEVSFDFQVCKEACINLEKNFTFVIPTQTTTGLVAPEVTSDTTSTAIDTKLAVVKEVSKRAIPTVSSSAPEEEDIGLWSIFIIAFFSGFAALLTPCVFPMIPMTVSFFTKQSKSKSAGVRNAIFYGVSIIVIYVLLGVLVTWLFGADALNALSTNVWFNLGFFILLVVFAASFLGAFEIMLPNSWANKVDSQADRGGVIGILFMALALAIVSFSCTGPIVGTLLVQAASKGGIAPIVGMLGFSLALALPFMLFALFPGWLNSLPKSGGWLNTVKVVLGFLELALAFKFLSNADLVLQLHLLEREVFLAIWIAIFGTLALYLFGKITLPHDSPMTHISVGRLSLGLVVLSFTIYMIPGLWGAPLQLINAFPPPMEYSESPLGFGANSISNATPVSALPEGAKLGPHQIVVFDDYDKGLAYAKTVNKPIMLDFTGHACVNCRKMENNVWSDERILTLLKNQVVVISLYVDDKRELLKSEQFVSKSTGSRIETIGDKWTDFMISTYKTNTQPLYVLTDLTGGNLNTQQPTISFVGIEEYESWLKQGISKFIK from the coding sequence ATGAAGAAATTAGTTGTTTTATTATTCCTATTTTTGGCTTTTGCCAAAGGAAATGCACAGCTGTTGAATCCAGTAAAATGGACTACACAAATTGAGAAAAAGTCCAATGGAAATTATGTTCTTACTTTTAATGGCACGATTGAAAATGGCTGGCATTTGTATTCCCAATTTACCGCTGAAGGGGGTTCTTTGCCGTTAGAAATTCTTTTTAAAAATCAAAAAGGGAATTTTGAATTGATTGGTCAAACCAAAGAAAGCAAAACTAAAACGGCTTACAATGATATATTTGAAGTCAACGAAACTTTTTTTGAAAAAAAAGCCATATTAACACAAGAGATTTGTTTGATAAATACAAAACTTTCTAAAGTAGAAGTGAGCTTCGATTTTCAAGTTTGTAAAGAGGCTTGTATCAATTTAGAAAAGAATTTTACTTTCGTGATTCCTACTCAAACCACTACGGGTTTAGTTGCTCCTGAAGTAACTTCCGACACTACTTCAACTGCGATTGATACTAAATTAGCTGTCGTAAAAGAAGTATCAAAAAGAGCTATACCAACAGTTTCAAGCTCAGCGCCAGAGGAAGAAGACATAGGGCTTTGGTCTATTTTCATAATTGCATTCTTTTCGGGATTTGCGGCCTTATTAACACCTTGTGTGTTTCCAATGATTCCTATGACTGTGAGTTTCTTTACCAAACAGAGTAAATCCAAAAGTGCAGGAGTTCGCAATGCTATTTTTTATGGGGTTTCCATTATTGTAATTTATGTGTTATTGGGTGTTTTAGTCACTTGGTTATTTGGAGCTGATGCTTTGAATGCTTTGTCAACAAACGTTTGGTTCAATTTAGGTTTCTTTATTTTATTAGTAGTTTTTGCGGCTTCTTTTTTAGGCGCTTTCGAAATTATGTTACCCAATTCATGGGCCAATAAAGTCGATAGCCAAGCGGATAGAGGAGGAGTGATCGGAATTTTGTTTATGGCTTTAGCATTGGCAATTGTTTCCTTTTCTTGCACAGGACCTATTGTTGGAACTTTGTTGGTGCAAGCGGCTTCAAAAGGAGGAATAGCTCCAATTGTGGGAATGTTAGGATTTTCATTGGCTTTAGCCTTACCTTTTATGTTGTTTGCACTATTTCCAGGTTGGTTAAATTCGTTACCAAAATCAGGGGGTTGGTTGAATACGGTGAAAGTGGTTTTGGGATTCTTAGAATTAGCTTTAGCATTTAAATTCTTATCAAATGCTGATTTGGTATTGCAATTGCATCTTTTGGAAAGAGAAGTTTTCTTAGCGATCTGGATTGCAATTTTTGGCACGCTTGCTTTGTATTTGTTTGGCAAAATTACTTTACCTCATGATAGTCCAATGACGCATATATCTGTTGGTAGATTGTCTTTAGGTTTGGTTGTGCTTTCTTTTACGATATACATGATTCCTGGATTGTGGGGAGCACCATTACAATTAATCAATGCTTTTCCTCCTCCAATGGAATATAGCGAAAGTCCTTTAGGTTTTGGTGCCAATTCAATTTCTAATGCTACTCCAGTTTCAGCTTTGCCAGAAGGCGCTAAGCTAGGTCCGCATCAGATCGTAGTTTTTGACGACTATGACAAAGGATTGGCTTATGCCAAAACCGTAAATAAACCTATCATGTTAGATTTTACAGGGCATGCCTGTGTGAATTGTCGTAAAATGGAAAATAACGTTTGGTCAGACGAACGTATTTTGACTCTTTTAAAAAATCAAGTTGTTGTGATCTCTCTCTATGTAGATGATAAAAGAGAGTTGCTCAAAAGTGAACAGTTTGTTTCTAAATCTACCGGATCACGTATTGAAACTATTGGTGATAAATGGACTGACTTTATGATTTCTACATACAAAACAAACACACAACCTTTGTATGTATTGACCGATTTAACTGGTGGTAATTTGAACACGCAACAACCTACCATTAGTTTTGTTGGAATAGAAGAATATGAATCGTGGCTGAAACAAGGTATTTCAAAGTTTATTAAGTAA